A genomic stretch from Gopherus flavomarginatus isolate rGopFla2 chromosome 3, rGopFla2.mat.asm, whole genome shotgun sequence includes:
- the F2RL2 gene encoding proteinase-activated receptor 3 codes for MKTLVLIITGLLSLSSSLQQRDSKHGDNSSASQDVPNIKTFRGMPQGIYDYIPPSDIEGWTKTVHNKERKCSSGKSNGSILKVNNTTMEYLSSSLSTKLVPATYILVVLLGVPSNAITLWMLFFRIRSVCTAIFYTNLAISDFLFCIILPFKIAYHLNGNDWIFGEIMCRAMTAIFYGNMYCSILLLMCISISRYVAIVHPFTYRSLPKRTYSTLACGIVWTIVFLYMLPFCIMKQSYYLEQLNISTCHDVHNACETLSPFQFYYFISLAIFGFVIPLTIIIFCYISIIQTLNTYERKWFWYVKISLLILMIFAICFTPSNIILIVHHVNYYYNKTDGLYFFYLIALSLSSLNSCLDPFLYYLMSKIREQSNVYLTMVKISREE; via the exons ATGAAAACATTGGTCTTAATTATAACTGGATTGCTGTCTCTGTCCTCAAGTCTACAGCAAAGAG ATTCTAAACATGGTGATAACAGCTCCGCAAGTCAAGATGTGCCCAATATTAAGACCTTTCGTGGAATGCCACAAGGCATTTATGATTATATTCCCCCTTCTGATATAGAAGGCTGGACAAAGACTGTTCACAACAAAGAACGCAAATGCTCTTCAGGAAAGTCAAATGGCTCAATACTGAAAGTTAACAATACCACAATGGAGTACCTTAGTAGTTCTTTGAGCACCAAACTAGTACCTGCAACATATATTCTTGTAGTTTTATTAGGTGTGCCATCAAATGCCATCACTCTGTGGATGCTGTTTTTCAGAATCAGATCTGTTTGTACTGCCATCTTCTATACAAATTTAGCCATTTCAGATTTTCTATTCTGTATCATACTGCCATTCAAGATAGCATACCATCTCAATGGAAACGACTGGATATTTGGAGAAATAATGTGCCGAGCTATGACTGCCATTTTCTATGGCAATATGTATTGCTCCATTCTACTCCTCATGTGTATCAGCATCAGTCGTTACGTGGCTATTGTTCATCCGTTCACCTACCGAAGTCTGCCAAAACGTACCTATTCAACACTAGCATGTGGAATTGTGTGGACAATTGTTTTCCTGTACATGTTGCCATTCTGCATAATGAAGCAAAGCTACTACTTGGAACAATTAAATATCTCTACCTGCCACGATGTACATAATGCCTGTGAAACTTTATCACCATTCCAATTCTACTACTTCATCTCTTTAGCAATCTTTGGATTTGTAATACCACTgaccattattattttttgttacatcTCAATTATCCAAACGCTCAATACCTATGAGCGGAAGTGGTTTTGGTATGTTAAAATAAGTCTCTTGATCCTCATGATTTTTGCCATCTGCTTCACACCAAGCAACATCATACTTATTGTCCATCACGTTAATTACTACTACAACAAAACAGATGGCTTGTATTTTTTCTATCTTATTGCTTTGTCTCTAAGCAGTTTAAACAGTTGCCTTGATCCATTCCTTTACTATCTGATGTCCAAAATCAGAGAGCAATCCAATGTGTATCTCACAATGGTAAAAATATCCAGGGAAGAATGA